Proteins from one Nicotiana tabacum cultivar K326 chromosome 23, ASM71507v2, whole genome shotgun sequence genomic window:
- the LOC107764380 gene encoding GMP synthase [glutamine-hydrolyzing]-like: MEPQTQAKKSNLVLILDYGSQYTHLITRRIRSLSIFSLTINGTSSLDSIKELDPRVIILSGGPHSVHADGAPCFPPGFIEYVESRGIHVLGICYGLQLIVQKLGGVVKIGEKHEYGRMEIEVGKNVVGGLFGNTEIGDKQVVWMSHGDEAVKLPEGFEVVARSSQGAVAAIENRERRFYGLQYHPEVTHSTEGMRTLRHFLFDVCGVTAGWKMEDVLEEEIKVIKGMVGPEDHVICALSGGVDSTVAAKLVHKAIGDRLHCVFVDNGLLRYKERERVMELFEKRLHLPVTCVDATEEFLSKLKGVTEPEMKRKIIGKEFINIFDLFAHDVEEKVGKKPSYLVQGTLYPDVIESCPPPGSGRTHSHTIKSHHNVGGLPKDMKLKLIEPLKLLFKDEVRELGKILDISEDFLKRHPFPGPGLAVRIPGDVTAGNSLDILRQVDEIFIQSIRDAKIYDEIWQAFAVFLPVKTVGVQGDQRTHSHAVALRAVTSQDGMTADWYYFDFKFLDDVSRKICNSVRGVNRVLLDITSKPPSTIEWE; the protein is encoded by the exons ATGGAACCTCAAACACAGGCGAAGAAATCAAACCTCGTACTAATCCTAGACTACGGTTCTCAGTACACTCACCTAATCACCCGCCGAATCCGAAGCCTATCAATTTTCTCACTCACCATTAACGGCACCTCTTCGTTAGACTCCATAAAAGAACTCGACCCACGTGTCATTATCCTCTCGGGTGGACCCCACAGCGTCCACGCTGACGGCGCACCGTGTTTCCCACCTGGGTTCATCGAATACGTCGAGTCACGTGGGATTCACGTGTTGGGTATATGTTATGGGCTGCAGTTGATTGTTCAGAAACTTGGCGGGGTTGTGAAAATTGGAGAGAAACATGAGTATGGGAGAATGGAAATTGAGGTTGGAAAGAATGTTGTTGGGGGGTTGTTTGGGAATACGGAAATTGGTGATAAACAGGTGGTTTGGATGAGCCACGGTGATGAGGCTGTGAAATTGCCGGAAGGGTTTGAGGTTGTGGCGAGGAGTAGTCAGGGTGCTGTTGCTGCTATTGAGAATCGGGAACGGAGGTTTTATGGGCTGCAGTATCATCCCGAG GTAACGCACTCGACTGAAGGGATGAGAACATTAAGACACTTTCTGTTTGATGTATGTGGCGTTACAGCTGGCTGGAAGATGGAAGATGTTCTGGAGGAAGAAATAAAAGTTATCAAAGGTATGGTTGGACCTGAAGATCACGTGATTTGTGCTTTATCTGGTGGTGTTGATTCCACAGTTGCAGCTAAATTGGTACACAAGGCTATCGGGGACAGGCTTCACTGTGTTTTTGTTGATAATGGTCTATTAAG GTATAAGGAGAGAGAAAGGGTGATGGAACTCTTTGAGAAGCGCCTTCATTTGCCTGTTACCTGTGTCGATGCTACAGAAGAATTTCTCAGCAAACTAAAAGGCGTAACAGAACCTGAAATGAAGAGGAAAATAATTGGGAAGGAGTTCATCAACATATTTGATCTTTTTGCCCATGATGTGGAGGAAAAAGTAGGGAAAAAACCTAGTTACCTAGTCCAAGGAACCTTGTATCCTGATGTAATAGAGTCTTGTCCTCCACCTGGAAGTGGAAGAACACATTCTCATACAATCAAGAGCCATCATAATGTTGGAGGTCTTCCAAAGGACATGAAGCTGAAGCTCATCGAGCCACTGAAACTTCTATTCAAGGATGAG GTTCGTGAATTGGGAAAGATTTTGGATATATCTGAGGACTTTCTTAAACGCCACCCGTTCCCTGGGCCCGGACTCGCTGTGCGAATTCCAGGTGATGTCACAGCAGGGAATTCCTTGGATATTCTTCGTCAG GTTGATGAAATCTTCATTCAATCAATCAGAGATGCTAAAATCTATGATGAAATATGGCAAGCTTTTGCTGTCTTCTTACCAGTGAAAACTGTTGGAGTACAAGGAGACCAAAGAACCCATTCCCACGCTGTTGCACTTAGAGCAGTCACAAGTCAAGATGGAATGACTGCAGACTG GTACTACTTTGATTTCAAGTTCCTTGACGACGTATCAAGAAAGATCTGCAATAGTGTTCGTGGTGTAAATCGAGTTCTGCTGGATATTACATCAAAGCCTCCATCAACAATCGAATGGGAATAA
- the LOC107764379 gene encoding uncharacterized protein LOC107764379 isoform X2: protein MEKKRSSRNQQQTEKNQLNCMWGLISSLYIGQNHRKQKLLSNGKTAAKHVIGKNPRKLDALTYFSDQIYGFEDGAEMEALGVRTGDKRMKNFIQEEISGSMQKNTQIIARNEQHKEVDYGLFDHMISKYKPSSKKTRTNQSPLYDWKDTETGDFQQASGSAEMSINKLNLASILEAICSQIHANNDQLDEISLQVLQTSAKAFIDKMFIDRKYISKGSLSYEPEQFSDALEMLNSNGDLFLKLLQDPNSLLAKQIRSLQNVQMARNSVKSFMSNKLSDDQSSDNDIWKSEQKHRRSGDASKESSSPRPSSKIVVLKPIPRTVRCSENVACHCSSMQSHRSTSSKGENVKRTSFSLKDIKRKLKYAMGEKCKEKHLSSVGSTLHRLHSISDKQILGVDNEGGSSRLTITGSINSSTESNTKNEAENKQESISSEAAKDSFLTERVRKKLNVSTISYTKKKELDISIEAKRHLSQRLNYVNTANEVVMSRQPTRTLERILSSPEHDRLFSYSLKQDSKSNPAQIRHNDTRIVEFPLEPALTVIQSPQRDKRRWHLNSSMVDSPSEVWSPGSSTDVSSSSPSSIFKLRVVDNNMDRGDYSSPVSVLEPVFADDIASPSGNQPSDTALQPRRINFEECSNKEFPENTILNRAEPDALRIYIQSSLQALHLNCEELWLNKPLSEEMFDATLSDELETLALQCHSEPKLLMDYTDEVLLEAYDFRFRFPPWLSFLQPKIWFFPLEKNLVESLMKEVKQHLVPVMEQLTLNDYVEKDLAKSGSWLDIRNDAEDILTQVTDDVLEESIMDIVVQLYTSFLCS, encoded by the exons ATGGAGAAGAAGAGATCATCAAGAAATCAACAACAGACAGAGAAAAATCAGCTTAATTGTATGTGGGGATTGATCAGCAGCCTTTATATTGGTCAAAATCATAGGAAACAGAAGCTGCTTTCAAATGGGAAAACTGCAGCTAAACATGTTATAG GCAAGAATCCAAGAAAGCTTGATGCTTTAACTTACTTCAGTGACCAAATTTATGGCTTTGAG GATGGAGCTGAAATGGAAGCTTTAGGAGTTCGCACGGGTGATAAAAGGATGAAGAATTTCATTCAAGAAGAAATTTCCGGTAGCATGCAAAAGAACACTCAAATCATAGCTAGAAATGAGCAACATAAAGAAGTAGATTATGGACTATTTGATCATATGATAAGTAAATACAAGCCATCATCAAAGAAGACCCGTACAAATCAATCACCTTTATACGATTGGAAGGATACTGAGACGGGGGATTTTCAGCAGGCTTCTGGTTCAGCAGAAATGTCTATCAATAAGTTAAACTTGGCATCCATATTAGAAGCTATTTGCAGTCAGATTCATGCAAATAATGATCAACTTGATGAGATCAGTTTGCAAGTACTTCAGACGAGTGCGAAAGCATTTATCGATAAGATGTTCATAGACAGGAAGTATATCAGCAAAGGTAGTTTGAGTTATGAGCCTGAACAGTTCTCCGACGCATTAGAGATGTTAAATTCAAATGGAGATTTGTTTCTGAAACTCTTACAAGATCCTAATTCACTTTTAGCAAAGCAAATCAGAAGCTTGCAAAATGTGCAAATGGCAAGAAATTCAGTCAAGTCCTTTATGAGTAATAAACTATCAGATGATCAGAGTAGTGATAATGACATTTGGAAGAGTGAACAGAAGCATCGGCGATCTGGGGACGCATCCAAAGAAAGTTCCAGCCCCCGGCCTTCAAGTAAAATAGTTGTTTTGAAGCCAATTCCTAGAACTGTTCGATGTTCTGAAAATGTTGCCTGCCATTGCTCGTCTATGCAGTCCCATCGAAGCACAAGTAGTAAAGGGGAAAATGTCAAGCGCACGAGCTTTTCTCTCAAGGATATTAAGAGGAAACTGAAGTATGCAATGGGAGAAAAATGTAAAGAGAAGCATTTGAGTTCAGTAGGAAGTACTTTACATAGGCTTCATAGCATTAGCGACAAGCAGATCTTAGGAGTTGATAATGAAGGGGGCAGTTCACGGCTTACTATTACTGGATCCATTAACTCTTCCACTGAATCAAACACCAAGAATGAGGCAGAGAATAAACAAGAATCCATATCAAGTGAAGCAGCAAAAGACTCATTTCTGACTGAAAGGGTGCGTAAAAAGTTGAACGTATCAACCATAAGCTACACCAAGAAGAAGGAACTGGATATATCCATAGAGGCAAAGAGACATCTCTCTCAAAGATTAAATTATGTCAATACTGCAAATGAAGTTGTGATGAGCAGACAACCCACAAGAACATTGGAAAGGATTCTTTCCTCGCCTGAACATGATCGTTTGTTCAGCTATAGTTTAAAACAGGACAGCAAAAGTAATCCTGCACAAATTAGGCACAATG ATACACGTATAGTGGAATTCCCCCTTGAACCAGCCCTTACTGTTATTCAAAGTCCTCAAAGAGACAAGCGTCGCTGGCATCTAAATAGCTCAATGGTG GATTCACCTTCAGAAGTTTGGTCTCCTGGTTCTTCAACGGATGTTTCGTCGTCGAGTCCATCTAGCATTTTCAAACTAAGGGTTGTTGACAACAATATGGACAGAGGAGATTATTCAAGTCCAGTATCAGTCCTGGAACCAGTTTTCGCTGATGATATAGCCAGCCCTTCCGGAAATCAACCAT CTGACACTGCATTACAACCACGTCGTATCAACTTTGAGGAATGTTCGAACAAGGAATTCCCTGAAAATACCATACTGAATCGCGCTGAACCAGATGCCCTTCGTATTTATATTCAGTCAAGTTTGCAAGCACTTCACTTGAATTGCGAAGAACTATGGTTAAATAAGCCTCTTTCAGAAGAAATGTTCGATGCTACGTTATCTGATGAACTGGAGACATTAGCACTGCAATGTCATTCTGAACCTAAACTTCTGATGGACTACACAGATGAAGTCCTACTAGAAGCATATGATTTTCGCTTCAGATTTCCTCCGTGGCTATCGTTCCTTCAACCTAAAATTTGGTTCTTTCCACTGGAAAAAAATCTAGTGGAAAGTttaatgaaagaagtgaaacaaCACCTTGTGCCAGTAATGGAACAACTAACACTGAATGACTATGTTGAGAAAGATTTGGCGAAATCTGGTTCATGGCTCGATATCAGAAACGACGCTGAAGATATTCTGACTCAAGTCACAGATGATGTTCTTGAAGAATCAATTATGGATATTGTTGTCCAACTTTATACCTCTTTCTTGTGTAGCTAA
- the LOC107764379 gene encoding uncharacterized protein LOC107764379 isoform X1: MEKKRSSRNQQQTEKNQLNCMWGLISSLYIGQNHRKQKLLSNGKTAAKHVIGKNPRKLDALTYFSDQIYGFESCLPQDGAEMEALGVRTGDKRMKNFIQEEISGSMQKNTQIIARNEQHKEVDYGLFDHMISKYKPSSKKTRTNQSPLYDWKDTETGDFQQASGSAEMSINKLNLASILEAICSQIHANNDQLDEISLQVLQTSAKAFIDKMFIDRKYISKGSLSYEPEQFSDALEMLNSNGDLFLKLLQDPNSLLAKQIRSLQNVQMARNSVKSFMSNKLSDDQSSDNDIWKSEQKHRRSGDASKESSSPRPSSKIVVLKPIPRTVRCSENVACHCSSMQSHRSTSSKGENVKRTSFSLKDIKRKLKYAMGEKCKEKHLSSVGSTLHRLHSISDKQILGVDNEGGSSRLTITGSINSSTESNTKNEAENKQESISSEAAKDSFLTERVRKKLNVSTISYTKKKELDISIEAKRHLSQRLNYVNTANEVVMSRQPTRTLERILSSPEHDRLFSYSLKQDSKSNPAQIRHNDTRIVEFPLEPALTVIQSPQRDKRRWHLNSSMVDSPSEVWSPGSSTDVSSSSPSSIFKLRVVDNNMDRGDYSSPVSVLEPVFADDIASPSGNQPSDTALQPRRINFEECSNKEFPENTILNRAEPDALRIYIQSSLQALHLNCEELWLNKPLSEEMFDATLSDELETLALQCHSEPKLLMDYTDEVLLEAYDFRFRFPPWLSFLQPKIWFFPLEKNLVESLMKEVKQHLVPVMEQLTLNDYVEKDLAKSGSWLDIRNDAEDILTQVTDDVLEESIMDIVVQLYTSFLCS; this comes from the exons ATGGAGAAGAAGAGATCATCAAGAAATCAACAACAGACAGAGAAAAATCAGCTTAATTGTATGTGGGGATTGATCAGCAGCCTTTATATTGGTCAAAATCATAGGAAACAGAAGCTGCTTTCAAATGGGAAAACTGCAGCTAAACATGTTATAG GCAAGAATCCAAGAAAGCTTGATGCTTTAACTTACTTCAGTGACCAAATTTATGGCTTTGAG AGTTGTTTGCCTCAGGATGGAGCTGAAATGGAAGCTTTAGGAGTTCGCACGGGTGATAAAAGGATGAAGAATTTCATTCAAGAAGAAATTTCCGGTAGCATGCAAAAGAACACTCAAATCATAGCTAGAAATGAGCAACATAAAGAAGTAGATTATGGACTATTTGATCATATGATAAGTAAATACAAGCCATCATCAAAGAAGACCCGTACAAATCAATCACCTTTATACGATTGGAAGGATACTGAGACGGGGGATTTTCAGCAGGCTTCTGGTTCAGCAGAAATGTCTATCAATAAGTTAAACTTGGCATCCATATTAGAAGCTATTTGCAGTCAGATTCATGCAAATAATGATCAACTTGATGAGATCAGTTTGCAAGTACTTCAGACGAGTGCGAAAGCATTTATCGATAAGATGTTCATAGACAGGAAGTATATCAGCAAAGGTAGTTTGAGTTATGAGCCTGAACAGTTCTCCGACGCATTAGAGATGTTAAATTCAAATGGAGATTTGTTTCTGAAACTCTTACAAGATCCTAATTCACTTTTAGCAAAGCAAATCAGAAGCTTGCAAAATGTGCAAATGGCAAGAAATTCAGTCAAGTCCTTTATGAGTAATAAACTATCAGATGATCAGAGTAGTGATAATGACATTTGGAAGAGTGAACAGAAGCATCGGCGATCTGGGGACGCATCCAAAGAAAGTTCCAGCCCCCGGCCTTCAAGTAAAATAGTTGTTTTGAAGCCAATTCCTAGAACTGTTCGATGTTCTGAAAATGTTGCCTGCCATTGCTCGTCTATGCAGTCCCATCGAAGCACAAGTAGTAAAGGGGAAAATGTCAAGCGCACGAGCTTTTCTCTCAAGGATATTAAGAGGAAACTGAAGTATGCAATGGGAGAAAAATGTAAAGAGAAGCATTTGAGTTCAGTAGGAAGTACTTTACATAGGCTTCATAGCATTAGCGACAAGCAGATCTTAGGAGTTGATAATGAAGGGGGCAGTTCACGGCTTACTATTACTGGATCCATTAACTCTTCCACTGAATCAAACACCAAGAATGAGGCAGAGAATAAACAAGAATCCATATCAAGTGAAGCAGCAAAAGACTCATTTCTGACTGAAAGGGTGCGTAAAAAGTTGAACGTATCAACCATAAGCTACACCAAGAAGAAGGAACTGGATATATCCATAGAGGCAAAGAGACATCTCTCTCAAAGATTAAATTATGTCAATACTGCAAATGAAGTTGTGATGAGCAGACAACCCACAAGAACATTGGAAAGGATTCTTTCCTCGCCTGAACATGATCGTTTGTTCAGCTATAGTTTAAAACAGGACAGCAAAAGTAATCCTGCACAAATTAGGCACAATG ATACACGTATAGTGGAATTCCCCCTTGAACCAGCCCTTACTGTTATTCAAAGTCCTCAAAGAGACAAGCGTCGCTGGCATCTAAATAGCTCAATGGTG GATTCACCTTCAGAAGTTTGGTCTCCTGGTTCTTCAACGGATGTTTCGTCGTCGAGTCCATCTAGCATTTTCAAACTAAGGGTTGTTGACAACAATATGGACAGAGGAGATTATTCAAGTCCAGTATCAGTCCTGGAACCAGTTTTCGCTGATGATATAGCCAGCCCTTCCGGAAATCAACCAT CTGACACTGCATTACAACCACGTCGTATCAACTTTGAGGAATGTTCGAACAAGGAATTCCCTGAAAATACCATACTGAATCGCGCTGAACCAGATGCCCTTCGTATTTATATTCAGTCAAGTTTGCAAGCACTTCACTTGAATTGCGAAGAACTATGGTTAAATAAGCCTCTTTCAGAAGAAATGTTCGATGCTACGTTATCTGATGAACTGGAGACATTAGCACTGCAATGTCATTCTGAACCTAAACTTCTGATGGACTACACAGATGAAGTCCTACTAGAAGCATATGATTTTCGCTTCAGATTTCCTCCGTGGCTATCGTTCCTTCAACCTAAAATTTGGTTCTTTCCACTGGAAAAAAATCTAGTGGAAAGTttaatgaaagaagtgaaacaaCACCTTGTGCCAGTAATGGAACAACTAACACTGAATGACTATGTTGAGAAAGATTTGGCGAAATCTGGTTCATGGCTCGATATCAGAAACGACGCTGAAGATATTCTGACTCAAGTCACAGATGATGTTCTTGAAGAATCAATTATGGATATTGTTGTCCAACTTTATACCTCTTTCTTGTGTAGCTAA